One genomic region from Pirellulales bacterium encodes:
- the msrB gene encoding peptide-methionine (R)-S-oxide reductase MsrB → MPKRWRDYLGPFVATLIVVALIATRAEIWPWQTDPDADPNRTVYVHVFNTAGELVGPVESPVLVLSDRQWQRRLTAEQFQVLRSKGTERAFCGRFHDNKLDGVYACAGCALPLFSSDAKFDSGTGWPSFLKPIAPDNIEEHMDIGIGMARTEVLCARCAGHLGHVFDDGPAPTGQRYCLNSAALNFTASDQLATLADPLAELSDAPPAASD, encoded by the coding sequence ATGCCAAAGCGCTGGCGAGATTACCTGGGCCCATTCGTGGCGACCTTGATCGTAGTCGCCTTGATCGCGACACGGGCCGAAATCTGGCCCTGGCAAACCGATCCCGATGCCGATCCGAATCGCACCGTTTACGTTCACGTCTTCAATACCGCTGGCGAATTGGTTGGGCCTGTCGAGTCACCGGTGCTGGTGCTCAGCGACCGGCAATGGCAACGCCGGCTCACCGCCGAACAATTTCAAGTGCTGCGCAGCAAAGGGACAGAGCGAGCGTTCTGCGGCCGGTTCCACGACAACAAGCTAGACGGCGTCTACGCCTGCGCAGGCTGCGCACTGCCACTCTTCTCGTCGGACGCCAAGTTCGACTCAGGCACGGGCTGGCCAAGTTTCTTGAAGCCCATCGCGCCCGATAATATCGAAGAGCACATGGATATCGGCATCGGCATGGCACGCACGGAAGTTCTTTGCGCGCGATGTGCAGGGCATCTGGGACACGTCTTTGACGACGGTCCTGCGCCGACCGGGCAGCGCTACTGCCTGAACTCGGCCGCGCTCAATTTCACAGCGAGCGATCAATTGGCCACGCTGGCCGATCCCTTGGCCGAATTGTCAGACGCCCCGCCGGCAGCGAGTGATTAG
- a CDS encoding SUMF1/EgtB/PvdO family nonheme iron enzyme: protein MQSTPNGYVRFNAANPAGSKYSFVNGAGNLPEDDVTFFDALRYVNWLNNGQGNGDTETGAYTLLGGTPIPSNGNTVARNPRATIFLPSLDEWYKAAYYDAATHAYFQYATSSNTAPVADLPTSNMNSANYNHVARGPTDVGAYTGTTSPCGAYDMSGNLRQWNETPYEQLFRGVAGGSWATGANDLSSSGYFFDTPNTTGNLTGFRVAMIPEPATLVLAALGALALLAMRRRR from the coding sequence ATGCAGTCCACGCCTAACGGCTACGTTAGATTCAACGCTGCCAATCCAGCGGGAAGCAAATACAGCTTCGTCAATGGCGCGGGCAATTTGCCGGAAGATGACGTGACGTTTTTCGATGCTCTTCGCTATGTGAATTGGCTCAATAACGGACAAGGAAACGGAGACACCGAGACCGGTGCCTATACGCTCCTTGGCGGTACCCCGATTCCCAGCAACGGTAACACCGTCGCGAGAAATCCAAGAGCCACGATCTTCCTTCCTTCGTTGGATGAATGGTACAAGGCCGCCTATTACGACGCGGCAACGCACGCGTACTTTCAATATGCCACGTCGAGCAATACCGCCCCCGTAGCGGACCTGCCCACCTCCAACATGAACTCGGCGAATTATAATCACGTGGCACGCGGGCCCACGGACGTGGGGGCTTATACTGGCACGACGAGCCCCTGCGGTGCTTATGACATGAGCGGCAATTTGAGGCAATGGAACGAAACTCCCTACGAGCAACTCTTTCGAGGAGTTGCCGGCGGATCATGGGCGACGGGTGCAAATGACCTATCGTCGTCAGGGTATTTTTTCGACACTCCGAACACGACTGGCAATCTCACCGGTTTCCGTGTAGCAATGATCCCCGAGCCCGCCACGCTCGTCCTCGCCGCACTCGGCGCCTTGGCGTTGCTGGCGATGCGGCGGCGGAGGTGA
- a CDS encoding NF038122 family metalloprotease yields MSGMTFVGRRGRSCWTVLAVMAFVGGHSVSTSAITIVPTFDSTIKSDPNAATIEATINSAIAIYEHIITDSITVNITYREMTTGLGENSTYYDPMPYQSYVAALATHATSTNDGIAVSHLPNTATNPVNSNGTVNVQLPNARALGISIVPPAGMPDGTISLNTSIMNLSRSATDPTKFDLMSTTMHEMDEVLGFGSALSNVAKNGDPAPSTAIWPLDLFRYDQSGARSFSTSLTTTAFFSLNGTTDLAQFNQHAGGDFSDWYSFPNGAAIPHVQDAYATRGVAPNLGVEFTGLDILGYHLVPLSGDANGDGVVNAQDLALVASGWLRTVANPGDVNHDGIVNGQDLAIISSDWLGTYGSAGTGGGTGMSGGSQVPEPSAWLLTILASCALLGTGRRRRGDCRIAA; encoded by the coding sequence ATGTCAGGGATGACTTTCGTGGGCCGGCGTGGGCGATCCTGCTGGACAGTGCTGGCCGTTATGGCGTTTGTGGGTGGGCACAGTGTTTCCACTAGTGCCATTACGATCGTGCCGACGTTCGACAGCACGATCAAAAGCGACCCGAACGCCGCGACGATCGAGGCGACGATCAACTCGGCGATCGCGATCTATGAACATATCATTACCGACTCGATCACGGTGAACATCACCTATCGGGAGATGACGACCGGCTTGGGAGAGAACAGCACCTATTATGATCCCATGCCTTATCAAAGTTACGTCGCGGCGCTAGCGACTCACGCGACGAGCACCAACGATGGCATTGCGGTCAGCCATTTGCCCAACACGGCGACGAACCCGGTCAATAGCAATGGTACGGTGAACGTGCAATTGCCCAACGCGCGGGCTTTAGGCATCAGTATCGTTCCGCCTGCTGGCATGCCGGACGGCACGATCTCGTTGAACACGTCGATCATGAATCTGTCGCGATCGGCGACCGATCCCACGAAATTCGATCTGATGTCGACGACGATGCACGAGATGGACGAAGTGCTGGGCTTTGGCTCGGCACTATCGAACGTGGCCAAAAATGGTGACCCGGCGCCGAGCACCGCTATCTGGCCGCTGGACCTGTTTCGTTACGATCAAAGCGGCGCCCGCAGCTTCTCGACGTCTCTGACCACCACCGCCTTTTTCTCCCTCAATGGCACGACCGACCTGGCGCAATTCAACCAGCATGCCGGCGGAGACTTCAGCGATTGGTATAGCTTTCCTAACGGCGCCGCGATTCCGCACGTGCAGGATGCCTACGCAACGCGTGGCGTGGCGCCGAATCTGGGCGTGGAATTCACAGGGCTCGACATTCTGGGATATCACCTGGTGCCGCTCAGCGGTGACGCTAACGGCGACGGCGTGGTGAATGCGCAGGACTTGGCCCTGGTGGCGAGCGGATGGCTGCGAACAGTCGCGAACCCCGGCGACGTGAATCACGATGGCATCGTCAACGGCCAGGATCTGGCGATCATCTCATCGGATTGGCTAGGAACCTACGGCAGCGCTGGGACGGGGGGGGGCACAGGCATGTCCGGTGGATCGCAAGTGCCTGAACCGTCGGCCTGGCTGCTGACGATCTTGGCTTCATGCGCGCTGTTGGGAACTGGTAGACGGCGGCGCGGCGATTGCCGTATTGCAGCCTAA
- a CDS encoding PEP-CTERM sorting domain-containing protein, which produces MFSRSYRISPLRGVSVCLLAFLIASCAAATARAQIDFYRFFKTDNYQQTSDAQPTVAESFVGNVDILFDDGLNLTPAQVSSTSPLSPMPLGLVAPGNLRFSQLYASAAARDVDFPAGTSYDYQVTDGPVGPVDAVLNVPVKDLFAPQVPYFTGTTYDQLQGLNPTNDFTLPFNGYATPDGINTPLIFIGINRVSDGQSVYGNSGPSTSTSFTIPGNTLEPGTQYDVSLVYSARIDTARAGFGGATSEVGFDLHTDLIFTTAVPEPATWLLAVMGGAGFLGWRQRSGCGSQRHG; this is translated from the coding sequence ATGTTTAGCCGAAGCTATCGCATCAGTCCGTTGCGCGGTGTCAGCGTATGTCTGTTGGCTTTTCTCATTGCAAGCTGTGCCGCCGCCACGGCTCGGGCTCAGATCGATTTCTACCGGTTCTTCAAAACCGACAATTATCAGCAGACGAGCGATGCACAGCCCACGGTTGCAGAATCGTTTGTAGGAAACGTCGACATCTTGTTCGACGACGGTTTGAACTTGACGCCAGCGCAAGTCAGTTCGACGAGTCCGTTATCACCGATGCCGCTCGGCCTGGTTGCGCCAGGCAACCTTCGCTTCTCGCAGTTGTATGCGAGTGCCGCAGCCCGAGACGTCGATTTTCCAGCCGGCACGTCGTACGACTATCAGGTTACCGACGGTCCAGTGGGGCCGGTGGATGCCGTACTGAATGTGCCGGTTAAGGACTTGTTCGCGCCACAGGTGCCGTACTTCACGGGCACCACGTACGATCAACTGCAGGGGCTGAATCCCACCAACGATTTCACGCTCCCCTTCAATGGATATGCGACGCCTGACGGCATCAACACTCCGTTGATTTTCATCGGGATCAATCGCGTCTCGGACGGGCAAAGTGTGTATGGGAATTCCGGCCCGAGCACATCGACGTCGTTCACGATTCCGGGTAACACGCTCGAACCGGGCACGCAGTACGACGTGAGCCTGGTCTATAGCGCGCGGATCGATACAGCGCGGGCGGGTTTTGGCGGGGCCACTTCCGAAGTGGGTTTCGACCTTCACACGGACCTGATCTTTACGACTGCCGTGCCCGAGCCGGCGACGTGGCTGCTGGCCGTGATGGGAGGGGCGGGATTCTTAGGCTGGCGACAGCGCTCTGGTTGCGGTTCCCAGCGGCACGGGTAA
- a CDS encoding DUF3124 domain-containing protein, whose translation MRSTTTGPAAKISLGITVTILVCAAVSYSLQARLAAAEKTPIDKPAAVPSVELIYLPIYSSIFYENGKHTLELAATVSIHNINPTHAITVTRADYYDTKGRLIKKYLDKPLALAALQTSNLVVDKADTAGGTGANFLIEWKAESDAASPLVEAVMINASSNLGIAFTTTGRVVNTAALTK comes from the coding sequence ATGCGAAGCACTACCACAGGACCGGCGGCGAAGATTTCCCTGGGGATCACCGTGACGATCTTGGTCTGCGCGGCGGTAAGCTACTCGCTGCAAGCTCGCCTCGCCGCGGCCGAAAAAACGCCGATCGACAAACCTGCCGCTGTGCCAAGTGTAGAACTGATCTATCTACCGATCTACTCCAGCATCTTTTACGAGAACGGCAAGCACACGCTGGAACTGGCCGCGACGGTCTCGATTCACAACATCAATCCCACCCACGCCATCACCGTGACGCGCGCCGACTACTACGACACAAAAGGGCGACTCATCAAGAAGTACCTGGATAAGCCCCTCGCGCTTGCTGCTCTGCAAACCTCGAACCTGGTCGTCGACAAGGCCGACACCGCCGGCGGTACCGGCGCGAATTTCCTGATCGAATGGAAAGCCGAGTCCGACGCTGCCAGTCCGCTGGTCGAAGCCGTGATGATCAACGCTTCGTCGAACCTGGGCATCGCCTTTACCACGACGGGCCGAGTCGTCAACACTGCCGCGCTCACGAAGTAA
- a CDS encoding PVC-type heme-binding CxxCH protein produces MLRLLPALLLLLLPGFCRAAETAAQTADVKNTQAETIRLLTPDEALRSITLPEGFHATLFASEPVVSQPIGIATDPRGRLWVAENNSYAESAIGFDDSQRDRIVILEDADHDGRAERHKVFWDQGRRLTSVELGQGGVWALSPPQLLFIPDHNGDDVPDGPPEVVLDGFNDKEVRHNIANGLRWGPDGWLYGRQGILVTSMVGRPGTPPAERTPTSCSIWRYHPTRKVYEVYCRGTTNSWGMDWDEFGEPFFINTVIGHLWHALPGAHYRRMYGEDDNPHIYQLIEQTADHFHWDTAESWHDIRQIGVSPTTDQAGGGHAHSGLMIYQGLNWPERYRGTLFTINFHGRRLNNDMLERQGAGYVAHHAADFMKTSDPWFRGLDLITGADGGVYIADWSDIGECHDNDGIHRSSGRIYKIVYGQPERPAIADVSKLSDEKLIDLQFQGNEWLVRQARRVLADRIRKDANVEKRLAESLQARFAAAAEPRDRVRALWCLESMRRIDDGWLRTLLSDPDEHVRATVVRIMTDRGVNAATANDLARRVSAEPSGLVVVYMASALQRFGNDDRWNLARALVTRGDLATDPVFPLMLWYGIEPVVPEKPGEAVALAAVCKIPLVTQFIARRLTENLKAVPAPVDALVALASDPQSPDRTKAILTGMSEALRGWRQAPIPKKWDALQQIATAKSDKDIERLVRDLSVVFGDGRALDSLLVIAANHDADPAARRDALRVLVEARATALVPLLLKMADERNLGADAVRAMAAFDDASIPGFLLTSYGNLKEPAREATIITLASRPAWARQLLTAVAAGVIDRGQVPAFQVRQMAAFPDETVRGQVNGLWPELRSVPEVKKQRIAQLKASLPVADLATANLSQGRARFVKACATCHMLFGQGAKIGPDLTGAQRVNIDYLLENIVDPAATVTPVYRLSNVALADGRLLSGIVSDQAGETIAIQTPTERIVVSRKDVDEVHPSTQSLMPEGVLDTLTPEQQRDLIAYLMSPQQVPLPATAGE; encoded by the coding sequence ATGCTGCGACTTCTGCCCGCTCTGCTGCTGTTGCTCTTGCCCGGATTCTGCCGAGCCGCCGAGACGGCGGCCCAAACTGCGGATGTGAAAAACACGCAGGCCGAGACGATTCGGCTGCTGACGCCCGACGAGGCGCTGCGCAGCATCACGCTGCCCGAGGGTTTTCACGCCACATTGTTTGCGTCGGAGCCGGTCGTTTCGCAACCAATCGGCATCGCGACCGATCCGCGTGGACGACTATGGGTTGCGGAGAACAATTCGTATGCCGAATCGGCCATCGGGTTCGACGACTCGCAACGTGATCGGATCGTGATTCTCGAAGATGCCGATCACGACGGCCGCGCCGAACGGCACAAGGTCTTCTGGGACCAGGGGCGCCGGCTGACGAGTGTCGAGCTGGGGCAGGGGGGCGTGTGGGCGTTGTCGCCGCCGCAGTTGCTTTTCATTCCTGATCACAACGGCGACGACGTGCCGGACGGTCCGCCCGAGGTGGTGCTGGACGGGTTCAACGACAAGGAAGTGCGGCACAACATCGCCAACGGCTTGCGCTGGGGACCGGACGGTTGGTTGTACGGTCGGCAAGGAATTCTCGTGACTTCGATGGTCGGGCGGCCTGGCACACCACCGGCCGAGCGGACGCCGACCAGTTGCTCGATCTGGCGTTACCATCCGACGCGCAAGGTTTACGAAGTGTATTGCCGGGGCACGACGAATTCTTGGGGCATGGATTGGGACGAGTTCGGCGAGCCGTTTTTCATCAACACCGTGATCGGCCACTTATGGCATGCTCTGCCCGGCGCGCATTACCGCCGCATGTATGGCGAGGACGACAATCCGCACATCTATCAACTGATCGAGCAGACGGCCGATCACTTTCATTGGGATACGGCCGAATCGTGGCACGACATCCGGCAAATCGGTGTCTCGCCCACCACGGATCAGGCAGGCGGCGGTCACGCGCATAGTGGGCTGATGATCTATCAGGGCTTGAACTGGCCCGAGCGTTATCGCGGCACGCTGTTCACGATCAACTTTCACGGTCGGCGGTTGAACAACGACATGCTCGAGCGACAGGGGGCGGGTTACGTCGCGCATCATGCGGCGGACTTCATGAAGACCTCGGACCCGTGGTTTCGTGGTCTCGATCTGATCACCGGTGCCGATGGTGGCGTGTACATCGCCGACTGGAGTGATATCGGCGAATGCCATGACAACGACGGAATTCATCGTTCGTCGGGGCGTATCTACAAGATCGTGTACGGCCAGCCGGAACGACCGGCCATTGCGGACGTGTCGAAGCTTTCCGACGAGAAACTGATCGACTTGCAATTTCAGGGCAATGAGTGGCTAGTGCGGCAGGCGCGGCGCGTGCTGGCGGATCGGATTCGCAAAGACGCCAACGTCGAAAAGCGACTGGCCGAATCGCTGCAAGCACGGTTCGCTGCCGCCGCTGAACCGCGCGACCGGGTGCGCGCCTTGTGGTGCCTCGAGTCGATGCGTCGGATCGACGACGGGTGGCTGCGTACATTGCTGTCGGATCCGGACGAGCATGTGCGGGCCACGGTGGTCCGGATCATGACCGACCGCGGAGTAAACGCAGCAACGGCCAACGACCTGGCCAGGCGAGTTAGCGCTGAACCCTCGGGCCTGGTCGTGGTTTACATGGCCTCGGCCCTGCAGCGGTTCGGCAATGACGATCGTTGGAATTTGGCGCGAGCACTGGTGACGCGCGGCGATTTGGCGACCGATCCCGTTTTTCCGCTAATGCTGTGGTATGGCATCGAGCCGGTTGTGCCCGAGAAACCCGGCGAGGCGGTCGCGCTTGCCGCCGTGTGCAAGATACCGCTGGTGACGCAATTCATCGCGCGGCGTTTGACGGAAAACCTGAAGGCGGTCCCGGCGCCGGTCGACGCACTGGTGGCCTTGGCGAGCGATCCGCAATCGCCCGATCGAACGAAAGCGATTCTGACGGGTATGTCCGAGGCGCTGCGGGGATGGCGGCAGGCGCCGATTCCTAAGAAATGGGACGCGTTGCAACAAATCGCGACTGCGAAGAGTGACAAGGACATCGAGCGCCTGGTGCGCGACCTGTCGGTCGTGTTCGGTGATGGTCGGGCACTCGATAGTTTGCTGGTGATCGCGGCAAACCATGACGCTGACCCGGCCGCGCGACGCGATGCGCTACGCGTGCTCGTCGAAGCCCGGGCCACGGCTCTGGTGCCGCTGCTGTTGAAGATGGCTGACGAACGCAATTTAGGGGCGGATGCGGTCCGTGCGATGGCCGCGTTCGACGATGCCTCGATACCTGGGTTCTTGTTGACCAGCTATGGGAACCTGAAAGAGCCGGCCCGCGAAGCCACGATCATCACGCTCGCGTCCCGGCCCGCCTGGGCGCGGCAACTGCTAACGGCAGTAGCGGCAGGCGTGATCGATCGTGGGCAGGTGCCGGCGTTTCAGGTGCGGCAGATGGCGGCATTTCCGGATGAAACGGTTCGTGGCCAGGTGAACGGACTATGGCCCGAACTCCGTTCCGTGCCCGAGGTGAAAAAGCAGCGCATCGCGCAACTGAAAGCTTCGCTGCCCGTGGCGGACCTGGCCACGGCCAATCTTTCGCAGGGTCGGGCCCGATTCGTCAAAGCGTGCGCGACGTGCCACATGTTGTTTGGCCAGGGGGCGAAGATTGGCCCCGATCTGACCGGCGCGCAGCGCGTGAACATTGATTATCTGCTCGAAAACATCGTCGATCCCGCGGCCACGGTGACGCCGGTTTACCGGCTATCGAACGTGGCACTGGCCGATGGTCGGTTGTTGAGCGGCATCGTGTCGGACCAGGCCGGCGAGACGATCGCGATTCAAACCCCCACAGAGCGAATTGTGGTGAGCCGGAAGGATGTGGATGAAGTCCACCCCTCGACGCAGTCGCTGATGCCTGAGGGCGTGCTCGACACGCTCACGCCGGAGCAGCAGCGCGACCTGATCGCTTATCTGATGTCGCCCCAGCAGGTGCCACTACCGGCGACGGCCGGCGAGTGA
- a CDS encoding tetratricopeptide repeat protein — translation MSSPTTPESEPETEVLDNVPEVASEPFDWQPWLWGGLLAFLVLLVYWPALSNGYIWDDDAHVLSNLALREPAGLYNMWFKWGTIPQYYPLVHTTLWVEYQIWGFDPHGYHLVNMLWHAAGVILLWRVLLRLNVPGAWLAAAIFAVHPVCVESVAWVSELKNVQSCAFALASILVYLRYAPPDEPADAKRPTEGWDYELALGLFVAALLSKTVTAVVPAVLLVIYWWKRGRITSRDVGELIPFFIFGAVLGSITVWLETTYVGAAGAEWNYSLVERMLIAGRALWFYAGKLVWPHPLVFFYPRFDIDARVWWQYLFPVGAVATLVALWLARGTIGRGPAAAALIFTIGVAPALGFFNVYPFRYALVADHFQYQASIALLTLTAAALTLIGRNLPRVVAAAAGGLLLVPLVVAAHQQTHVYENLETLYTAVIAENPDSWMAQINLADFLDHRGRTDEAIPHYRAGLETMTKSNWHLGDLSRALSLTDQLDAGIAQFEEDLTAEHSDLESAELHRHLADVLHLANRDDDAIKHYEAALELNEKSPLALASLGQLLIDKQQVDEGIEKLHESLELSPHNALAQQNLGIALRKQGKLDDAIQALALAAQLGPNNAKTREELATVLLLKGDVPNAANQLQMSLMLDDKSAPAHNLAGMIRAQEGKLDLAEKEFETALMLDPAHVAAKSNLEKLREFLAQQKAAAAAAVPANGAPAANVPGAPVPSGEATKEGEEKPAASPAEPPAAVPSTTEPSDPNPSAAEAPAGEAPAAEATTPSATPPSAPAPAPAPQN, via the coding sequence ATGAGTTCGCCGACCACGCCCGAGTCTGAGCCCGAGACCGAAGTCCTCGACAACGTCCCCGAGGTTGCCAGCGAACCGTTCGATTGGCAGCCGTGGTTGTGGGGGGGATTGCTCGCCTTCTTGGTCCTGCTGGTTTACTGGCCGGCCCTGAGCAATGGCTACATCTGGGACGACGACGCACACGTCCTGAGTAACCTGGCGCTGCGCGAACCGGCCGGGCTCTACAACATGTGGTTCAAGTGGGGCACCATCCCGCAGTACTACCCACTGGTGCATACCACGCTGTGGGTCGAATATCAGATCTGGGGCTTCGACCCCCACGGCTACCACCTGGTGAACATGCTGTGGCATGCGGCGGGCGTAATCCTGCTATGGCGCGTGCTACTGCGTCTGAACGTGCCTGGCGCCTGGTTGGCAGCCGCGATATTCGCCGTGCATCCGGTGTGCGTCGAAAGCGTGGCCTGGGTCTCGGAACTGAAGAACGTGCAGTCGTGTGCTTTTGCGCTCGCTTCGATCTTGGTTTATCTGCGCTATGCGCCTCCTGACGAGCCGGCCGATGCCAAGCGTCCCACCGAGGGCTGGGACTACGAACTCGCGCTTGGTTTGTTCGTCGCCGCGCTACTGAGCAAGACCGTCACGGCCGTCGTGCCGGCGGTGCTGTTGGTGATCTACTGGTGGAAACGGGGCCGTATAACCAGTCGCGACGTGGGTGAGTTGATCCCGTTCTTTATCTTCGGCGCGGTGCTGGGCAGCATCACGGTCTGGCTGGAAACGACGTACGTCGGTGCGGCAGGCGCCGAATGGAATTACTCACTGGTCGAACGCATGTTGATCGCCGGACGCGCGCTGTGGTTCTATGCCGGCAAACTCGTCTGGCCTCATCCGCTCGTCTTTTTCTATCCCCGCTTTGACATCGACGCCCGGGTGTGGTGGCAATACCTGTTCCCGGTGGGGGCTGTTGCCACGCTCGTCGCGCTGTGGTTAGCGCGCGGTACGATCGGCCGTGGTCCGGCCGCGGCGGCGCTGATTTTCACCATTGGCGTGGCGCCGGCGCTGGGCTTCTTCAACGTTTATCCGTTCCGCTACGCGCTCGTGGCTGACCATTTCCAATACCAGGCCTCGATTGCGCTCCTAACTTTGACTGCCGCCGCGTTGACCTTGATCGGCCGCAACTTGCCGCGCGTCGTGGCCGCCGCAGCTGGGGGCCTGTTGCTCGTCCCGTTGGTGGTGGCCGCTCATCAGCAAACACACGTCTACGAGAATCTCGAAACGCTCTACACCGCCGTGATCGCCGAAAATCCTGACAGTTGGATGGCGCAGATCAACCTGGCGGATTTCCTCGACCATCGCGGCCGTACCGACGAGGCGATTCCACATTACCGCGCCGGCCTGGAGACGATGACCAAGAGCAACTGGCATCTGGGCGATCTGAGCCGGGCCTTGTCACTGACCGACCAGCTTGATGCGGGCATCGCGCAGTTCGAAGAGGATTTAACGGCCGAGCACTCCGATCTGGAAAGCGCCGAACTGCACCGTCACCTGGCGGATGTCTTGCATCTTGCTAATCGTGACGATGATGCCATTAAGCACTACGAAGCCGCATTGGAATTGAACGAGAAGAGTCCCTTGGCGCTCGCCAGTCTTGGGCAATTGCTGATCGACAAGCAGCAGGTCGACGAAGGGATCGAAAAGCTGCACGAGTCGCTCGAATTGAGTCCGCACAATGCGCTCGCCCAACAGAACCTGGGCATCGCGCTGCGCAAGCAAGGCAAACTGGACGACGCGATCCAAGCCCTCGCACTTGCCGCACAGTTGGGCCCCAACAATGCCAAAACGCGCGAAGAACTGGCCACGGTTCTGCTGCTGAAGGGGGACGTGCCGAACGCCGCCAATCAATTGCAGATGTCACTGATGCTGGACGACAAAAGCGCGCCGGCCCACAACCTGGCCGGTATGATTCGCGCCCAGGAAGGAAAGCTCGATCTGGCGGAAAAGGAATTCGAGACAGCGCTAATGCTCGATCCCGCGCATGTTGCGGCAAAAAGCAATCTCGAAAAACTGCGCGAATTCCTGGCCCAGCAGAAGGCGGCCGCCGCGGCTGCCGTGCCGGCAAACGGCGCGCCCGCCGCGAACGTTCCCGGCGCGCCAGTACCATCAGGCGAAGCAACGAAGGAAGGCGAAGAAAAACCGGCCGCTTCCCCAGCCGAACCGCCCGCTGCGGTACCGAGCACAACAGAACCAAGCGATCCGAATCCAAGCGCTGCGGAAGCACCTGCCGGCGAGGCTCCTGCGGCGGAAGCCACCACTCCTTCAGCCACGCCGCCGTCAGCTCCAGCACCAGCTCCGGCACCGCAGAACTAG
- a CDS encoding PEP-CTERM sorting domain-containing protein codes for MFRIGIIVALSCTASLATVAKAVPIEFIQTGSGSGTLDGIPFANSAFIIKSFGDTDNRVLFGSAFSINNGQSTFDIDGLGSLTLITGTRTFLDPNNGLVGYSLIDNEGPDLFDGPTNAALESWAMLDSIGLVTGTGRLLQWSQSETGVSVQTDRGALFFNNGTPAATFQAVLLPEPSTLILAALGGLALAAMRGRK; via the coding sequence ATGTTTCGAATTGGTATCATCGTCGCGCTTTCTTGTACTGCATCTTTAGCGACCGTAGCGAAGGCTGTCCCCATCGAGTTTATCCAAACGGGCAGCGGATCAGGGACGCTCGATGGTATTCCGTTCGCCAACTCTGCATTTATCATCAAGTCATTCGGCGACACTGATAACCGCGTGCTGTTTGGCAGTGCCTTTTCGATCAACAACGGACAATCCACTTTCGACATCGATGGCCTCGGGTCGCTGACCCTCATTACTGGCACGCGAACATTTCTTGACCCGAATAACGGCTTGGTCGGCTATTCGCTGATCGATAATGAGGGGCCTGACTTGTTTGATGGCCCCACGAACGCGGCGCTTGAGTCCTGGGCCATGCTCGATTCGATTGGCCTTGTCACCGGCACTGGCAGATTATTGCAGTGGTCGCAATCGGAAACGGGCGTCTCAGTGCAAACTGACCGCGGCGCGCTGTTTTTTAACAACGGTACCCCCGCTGCCACATTTCAGGCTGTCCTTCTCCCAGAGCCCTCCACCCTCATCCTCGCCGCGCTCGGCGGTTTGGCTTTGGCGGCGATGCGGGGGAGAAAATGA